Proteins from a genomic interval of Melospiza georgiana isolate bMelGeo1 chromosome 20, bMelGeo1.pri, whole genome shotgun sequence:
- the CDC26 gene encoding anaphase-promoting complex subunit CDC26, with product MLRRKPTRLELKLDDIEEFESVRKELESRRKQRDEAEAAAGGEEAAAIGALGTEHKSREQLIHERIGYKPQPKAGGRTAHFGTFEF from the exons ATGCTCCGTCGGAAGCCGACGCGGCTGGAGCTGAAGCTGGACGACATCGAGGAGTTCGAGAGCGTCcggaaggagctggag AGCCGCAGGAAGCAGCGCGACGAGgccgaggcggcggcgggcggagAGGAGGCGGCGGCGATCGGAGCGCTGGGCACGGAGCACAAGAGCCGCGAGCAGCTCATCCATGAACGCATCGGGTACAAACCGCAGCCCAAGGCCGGCGGCCGCACCGCGCACTTCGGCACCTTCGAGTTCTGA